The DNA segment AGCTGCCTCTGAAGTATCGTGTGCACTTCATCCCGTTCTACCCTCTGGGTTGCGCCCTGATGAACCGCGTCTACACTCAGTCTTAACTCGAACTGTCGAGAGCGAGAGCAAAAGGATTAAGCAAATATTGTTTCATTCTCAACCCGCCAAGCGGGGTCAACAATACAAATAAATACGAGAGGTTGTTCGCCTGTGTTCTCGATGAACTGCCGGGCATCAGGAGGAATGTAAATGGCCTGTTCGGGGCCGACTGCCTGCTCTTCCTCGTCGATATGCATCACGCCCTGCCCTGAAAGGATGTAGTAGACCTCAGATGTGCTCAGACTGTGGGGTAGTGAAACCTGGCCTGGCTGAACT comes from the Leptolyngbya sp. FACHB-261 genome and includes:
- a CDS encoding cupin domain-containing protein, which translates into the protein MLIRALAACAEERAGDGTQLRQLLHPDKQAIEIRYSLAHAVVQPGQVSLPHSLSTSEVYYILSGQGVMHIDEEEQAVGPEQAIYIPPDARQFIENTGEQPLVFICIVDPAWRVENETIFA